One stretch of Malus domestica chromosome 14, GDT2T_hap1 DNA includes these proteins:
- the LOC103452589 gene encoding importin subunit beta-1-like produces MAMEVTQILINAQAVDGNVRKHAEDSLRQFQEQNLPSFLLSLAGELANDEKPVESRKLAGLILKNALDAKEQHRKFELGQRWLSLDPSVKAQIKACLLKTLSSPAHDARSTASQVVAKLAGIELPLKQWPELIEALLSNNNQLPAHTRQATLETLGYICEEVSPDAVEQDQVNKMLTAVVQGMNSTETNNDVRLAATRALHDALGFAQANFSNDMERDYIVRVVCEATLSPEVKIRQAAFECLVSISSTYYEKLAPYIQDIFSITAKAVKEDEEPVALQAIEFWSSICDEEIDILEEYGGDFTGDSSIPCFYFIKQALPALIPLLLETLLKQEEDQDQDEVAWNVAMAGGTCLGLVARTVGDDIVPLVMPFIEENITKPNWRQREAATYAFGSILEGPSPEKLMPLVNVALTFMLNALTNDPNNHVKDTTGWTLGRIFEFLHGSTLETPIITQANCQQIITVLLQSMKDVPNVAEKACCALYFLAQGFEDAGPSSSPLTPFFQDIARALLDVTHREDAGESRLRTAAYEALNEVVRCSTDETAPLVMQLIPVIMMELHQTLEGQKLSADEREKQNELQGLLCGCLQVIIQKLGSSEPTKYVFMQYADQMMGLFLRVFASKSATAHEEAMLAIGALVYSTGSDFAKYMTEFYKYLEMGLQNFEDYQVCAITVGVVGDICRALEDKVLPYCDGIMTQLLKDLSSNQLHRSVKPPIFSCFGDLALAIGENFEKYLMYAMPMLQSAAELSSHTSGVDDDMVEYTNTLRNGIMEAYSGILQGFKGSPKTQLLMPYAPHVLQFLDSLYIEKDMDDLVIKTAIGLLGDLADTLGSAVGPLIMQSMSAKEFLNECLMSDDPLIKESAEWVKIAISRATNF; encoded by the exons ATGGCGATGGAGGTTACCCAAATTCTTATAAATGCACAAGCAGTTGATGGGAATGTACGCAAGCATGCTGAAGATAGCCTCAGACAGTTTCAAGAACAAAATCTTCCAAGTTTCTTGCTCTCTCTTGCTGGAGAATTGGCCAATGATGAGAAGCCTGTTGAGAGTCGTAAGCTAGCGGGCTTGATCCTCAAGAATGCTTTGGATGCCAAAGAACAACATAGGAAGTTTGAGCTCGGACAAAGATGGTTGTCCTTAGACCCATCCGTGAAGGCCCAGATCAAAGCTTGTTTGTTGAAGACCCTTTCTTCTCCTGCCCACGATGCTCGGTCAACTGCATCTCAAGTTGTTGCAAAGCTTGCCGGGATTGAGTTGCCACTTAAACAGTGGCCTGAACTGATAGAAGCTCTATTATCGAATAATAATCAACTTCCAGCTCATACCAGACAGGCAACTCTTGAAACTCTTGGGTACATATGCGAGGAAGTATCCCCAGATGCTGTAGAGCAAGATCAAGTGAATAAAATGCTTACTGCTGTAGTTCAGGGCATGAACTCTACTGAGACTAACAATGATGTCAGGCTTGCAGCCACAAGAGCTTTGCATGATGCTTTAGGTTTTGCTCAGGCAAATTTCTCAAATGATATGGAGCGTGACTATATAGTGAGAGTTGTATGTGAGGCTACACTTTCCCCTGAAGTGAAGATTCGACAGGCAGCCTTTGAGTGTTTGGTTTCTATATCTTCAACATATTATGAGAAGTTGGCTCCGTATATACAAGATATATTTAGCATCACTGCTAAGGCTGTGAAGGAAGATGAGGAACCTGTTGCACTTCAAGCCATTGAGTTTTGGAGTTCAATATGTGACGAGGAGATTGACATATTAGAAGAATATGGGGGTGATTTTACCGGGGATTCTTCTATTCCATGCTTCTACTTTATCAAGCAAGCACTTCCTGCTCTGATTCCTTTACTATTGGAGACTCTTCTTAAGCAAGAAGAGGATCAAGATCAGGATGAAGTGGCCTGGAATGTTGCAATGGCTGGTGGAACTTGCTTGGGCTTGGTAGCACGAACAGTTGGAGATGATATTGTTCCACTTGTAATGCCATTTATTGAGGAGAATATTACAAAGCCAAATTGGAGGCAGAGGGAGGCAGCCACATATGCATTTGGTTCTATTTTGGAAGGCCCATCCCCTGAAAAGCTCATGCCTCTAGTTAATGTTGCTCTGACCTTCATGCTAAATGCTTTGACGAATGATCCAAATAACCATGTGAAGGACACTACCGGTTGGACTCTTGGAAGAATATTTGAATTTCTTCATGGGTCAACTTTGGAGACGCCCATAATAACCCAAGCGAATTGCCAACAGATTATCACAGTTCTCCTTCAGAGCATGAAAGATGTTCCAAATGTAGCTGAGAAAGCTTGTTGTGCACTCTATTTTCTTGCCCAGGGTTTTGAGGATGCAGGACCTTCTTCCTCTCCTCTGACTCCCTTTTTCCAGGATATCGCCCGAGCCCTTCTAGATGTCACTCACCGAGAAGATGCTGGAGAATCCCGCTTGCGAACTGCAGCTTATGAGGCTCTGAATGAAGTGGTAAGATGTTCCACTGATGAGACTGCTCCATTGGTGATGCAGTTAATTCCTGTCATAATGATGGAACTCCACCAGACACTTGAGGGGCAAAAGCTTTCAGCTGATGAGAGGGAGAAGCAGAATGAATTACAAGGCCTTCTTTGTGGTTGCTTGCAGGTCATCATACAGAAGCTTGGGTCATCTGAACCGACAAAATATGTCTTCATGCAGTATGCTGACCAGATGATGGGTTTGTTCTTGAGAGTGTTTGCTAGTAAAAGTGCCACAGCTCATGAGGAGGCAATGCTTGCCATTGGAGCTCTTGTCTATTCAACAGGCTCAGATTTTGCTAAGTACATGACCGAGTTTTATAAATATTTGGAAATGGGTCTCCAGAATTTTGAGGACTATCAGGTTTGCGCCATCACCGTTGGTGTGGTGGGGGATATATGCAGGGCTTTGGAGGATAAGGTATTGCCTTATTGTGATGGGATTATGACCCAGCTCCTCAAGGATTTGTCCAGCAACCAATTGCACCGATCTGTGAAGCCCCCAATTTTTTCATGCTTTGGTGACCTAGCTTTGGCAATTGGGGAGAATTTCGAGAAGTATTTGATGTATGCTATGCCCATGCTTCAGAGTGCTGCAGAGCTATCTTCCCATACATCAGGTGTCGATGATGATATGGTAGAGTACACAAATACATTGAGAAATGGAATTATGGAGGCGTACTCTGGTATCTTGCAAGGATTTAAGGGCTCCCCAAAGACCCAATTGTTGATGCCGTATGCACCGCATGTTCTTCAGTTCTTGGATAGTTTATACATAGAGAAGGACAT GGATGATCTGGTGATAAAGACTGCCATTGGGCTACTTGGAGATCTCGCTGATACGCTTGGTAGTGCTGTTGGCCCGCTAATTATGCAATCTATGTCAGCCAAAGAGTTCCTAAATGAATGTCTCATGTCAGATGATCCTTTGATTAAGGAATCTGCAGAATGGGTCAAGATTGCTATCAGTCGGGCAACTAACTTTTGA